From a single Cherax quadricarinatus isolate ZL_2023a chromosome 9, ASM3850222v1, whole genome shotgun sequence genomic region:
- the LOC128691294 gene encoding uncharacterized protein: MSINEKLFYGEPSNTRSKYVCILDYSDSEPEVDDPELLDSGDEYLPPDAEVSSDEEERPVKKHKLVKKKKGITIEEYPDEEDIYEDLALQGSVFKVNLCIKKDINCFIDFHSSN, translated from the exons atgtcg atcaatgagaaattgttttatggggagccctctaacaccaggtcaaaatatgtctgcattttggattacagtgactcagaaccagaggtaGATGACCCTGAATTgcttgatagtggtgatgaatacttgccaccggatgcagaGGTTTCAAGTGATGAGGAAGAAAGGCCAGTCAAAAAGCATAAATTAGTCAAGAAAAAGAAAGGCATTACGATCGAGGAGTACCCTGATGAGGAAGATATTTATGAAGATCTTGCTCTTCAAGGTTCTGTATtcaaagtaaatctgtgcataaagaagGATATAAATTGCTTCATAGACTTCCATTCTAGCAATTAG